One Aigarchaeota archaeon DNA window includes the following coding sequences:
- a CDS encoding radical SAM protein has protein sequence MSDVDVLFLHPSTCVLVSGGEAIRYVAMPMGMLALADLLERNGYSTRIIHTGIKRMINPSYSVEDVVKKFRPMLVGIDLHWYCHSYDAIKLADSVKQCSDAKVVLGGMTASFFAEEILGSFDCVDYVIVGDAELPMLELTRVLASRSDVGDVPNLVYRKDSTVKRSRKAYLASGVDLDKLTFSNLKLLEDWDLYIRLIHENDVLSPKLKTQGWLMIGRGCSVNCSYCGGAKLAHAKIFGRQQPIFRSPEKVAEDLRVFEELGISCAYIDFDPYVERKFYYRLFELVRKERIDISSQFLVWSLTDRNFVQNLKRAFNPLYTTLTISPETGSDTVRFQNKGFYYDNQSFLKWLEMLEEEMVPAELYFAAGLSGETVEEFKKTMKLGEKTIRTYRNVVAASCSPLFLEPCSPRFLVPKKYGIRLKFKRFIDFYETYKCFAEGTAPASRLGYDTEHLNESQIIELSSKFNDMVNSIIEKENLAPKKAIEGW, from the coding sequence TTGAGCGACGTCGATGTGCTTTTTCTCCACCCGTCTACATGCGTGCTAGTGTCCGGGGGCGAGGCGATAAGGTACGTAGCGATGCCCATGGGAATGCTCGCATTGGCAGACCTGTTAGAAAGGAACGGTTACTCCACGAGGATAATTCATACAGGGATTAAGCGGATGATCAACCCAAGCTACAGTGTTGAGGACGTAGTAAAAAAATTCAGACCTATGCTCGTCGGCATAGACCTTCACTGGTACTGTCACTCTTATGATGCTATCAAGCTGGCGGATTCTGTAAAGCAGTGTAGTGACGCAAAAGTTGTGCTTGGTGGGATGACGGCATCCTTCTTTGCAGAAGAGATACTAGGATCTTTCGACTGTGTGGACTACGTCATAGTCGGCGATGCGGAGCTTCCCATGCTAGAGCTGACGAGGGTGCTAGCGAGCAGATCGGATGTAGGCGATGTACCAAACCTAGTATATAGAAAGGACTCTACGGTAAAGAGGAGCAGGAAGGCATACTTAGCAAGCGGCGTAGACTTGGATAAGCTGACATTCTCTAACCTAAAGCTTCTAGAAGATTGGGACCTTTACATCAGGCTCATACACGAGAATGACGTGCTCTCACCGAAGCTCAAGACCCAAGGTTGGTTAATGATCGGGCGCGGGTGCTCCGTAAATTGCTCTTACTGTGGCGGCGCGAAATTGGCCCACGCGAAGATATTCGGGAGACAACAGCCGATCTTCAGGTCGCCAGAGAAAGTGGCCGAGGATCTTAGGGTGTTCGAAGAGCTAGGCATATCGTGCGCTTATATAGATTTTGACCCTTACGTCGAGAGGAAGTTTTACTATAGACTCTTTGAGCTCGTTAGGAAAGAAAGGATAGACATAAGCTCTCAGTTCCTCGTCTGGTCTTTGACGGACAGGAACTTCGTTCAAAATTTAAAGAGGGCGTTCAACCCGTTGTACACGACGCTCACGATCTCGCCTGAGACCGGCTCGGACACCGTTAGGTTTCAGAATAAAGGGTTCTACTACGATAACCAGTCTTTCCTGAAATGGTTGGAGATGCTTGAGGAGGAGATGGTTCCAGCTGAGCTGTACTTTGCAGCAGGGTTGAGCGGCGAGACGGTCGAGGAATTTAAGAAAACCATGAAACTCGGCGAGAAGACGATCCGGACATACCGTAACGTGGTCGCCGCGTCGTGTAGCCCGCTGTTCCTAGAACCATGCTCACCCAGGTTCCTCGTACCGAAAAAGTATGGCATAAGGCTAAAGTTCAAACGCTTCATCGACTTCTACGAAACTTATAAGTGCTTCGCAGAAGGTACGGCCCCTGCGTCGAGGTTAGGGTACGACACCGAGCATCTCAATGAGTCGCAGATAATAGAGTTGAGCAGCAAGTTTAACGATATGGTAAATTCTATAATAGAAAAAGAAAATCTTGCCCCGAAAAAAGCTATAGAAGGGTGGTAA
- a CDS encoding MFS transporter, translating into MDEEPKKRIVLLVTALGSFLTPFIGSSINVALPSMAKEFTMDVILMSWVAMSFLLATAAFLVPFGRVADLYGRKKIFTYGLIIYTVFSFLSATSTSPILIILYRAFQGVGGAMIFATAAAILTSAFPVGERGKALGINAASIYLGLSLGPSLGGLMTQNLGWRSLFILNTIIGLIVILIVFWKLDSEWAEAKGERFDLTGSIAYGLALIALMYGISLLPYELGLLFITLGVLGLVAFVILESKTESPVLNINLFRKNVTFTFSNLAALINYSATFAVGYLLSIYLQNVKGLTPQDAGMLLLIQPAMMAVFSPVAGRLSDKIEPRVLASIGMALTAASLFIFTSLSEQTEISFIAVNLLLIGLGFGLFSSPNTNAVMSSVDKRLYGIASATLATMRSVGQMLSMGIVTVIFAIYMGRVQITPESYSILMKSMDLAFIVFSVLCFIGIFASLARGKLRT; encoded by the coding sequence ATGGATGAGGAACCAAAAAAGAGAATCGTGTTGCTTGTCACTGCCCTCGGGTCTTTTCTCACACCATTCATCGGTTCATCTATAAACGTCGCCCTGCCGTCTATGGCGAAAGAGTTTACAATGGATGTTATCCTCATGAGCTGGGTCGCCATGTCGTTTCTTCTAGCGACCGCCGCATTCCTCGTACCATTTGGAAGAGTTGCGGACCTTTACGGAAGAAAGAAGATCTTTACTTATGGCTTAATAATCTACACGGTTTTTTCGTTCCTTTCAGCCACATCCACTTCCCCCATTCTGATAATTCTATACCGGGCGTTTCAAGGTGTCGGGGGTGCAATGATCTTTGCTACCGCCGCGGCAATATTGACTTCAGCGTTCCCCGTTGGTGAAAGGGGGAAAGCACTCGGTATAAACGCAGCCTCAATCTACCTAGGACTTTCGCTAGGTCCGTCCCTAGGTGGCTTGATGACCCAAAACCTCGGTTGGAGGAGTCTCTTTATATTGAACACAATCATCGGTCTAATAGTCATACTCATCGTTTTTTGGAAGCTAGACAGCGAGTGGGCCGAAGCAAAGGGTGAAAGATTCGACCTGACCGGTTCTATAGCTTACGGGCTAGCACTCATCGCCCTTATGTACGGTATCTCCCTGCTTCCTTACGAGCTAGGGTTGCTTTTTATCACCTTAGGTGTTTTAGGCCTCGTAGCGTTCGTTATTTTGGAATCCAAAACAGAGAGTCCCGTGCTAAACATAAACCTCTTCAGAAAAAACGTGACGTTCACGTTTTCTAATCTGGCAGCGTTGATAAACTACAGCGCAACATTTGCCGTCGGCTACCTGCTGAGCATTTACCTGCAGAACGTGAAGGGGCTCACTCCTCAAGATGCTGGGATGTTATTGCTCATACAACCTGCTATGATGGCAGTCTTTTCACCGGTGGCTGGCAGGCTCTCGGACAAGATCGAGCCAAGGGTTCTCGCATCCATAGGCATGGCATTAACCGCCGCATCGCTCTTCATATTTACCTCCCTCAGCGAGCAAACAGAAATAAGCTTCATAGCGGTAAATCTGCTCCTGATAGGACTTGGTTTTGGGCTCTTTTCATCTCCTAATACTAATGCTGTCATGAGCTCCGTCGATAAGAGGCTCTATGGAATTGCATCCGCTACGCTTGCGACCATGAGGTCCGTTGGACAGATGCTAAGCATGGGCATAGTGACCGTGATATTTGCCATCTACATGGGTAGGGTCCAAATCACTCCCGAGTCCTATTCGATTCTTATGAAGAGCATGGATCTAGCATTCATCGTTTTCTCTGTGCTCTGCTTCATCGGCATTTTTGCATCGTTGGCAAGGGGCAAGTTACGCACGTAG
- the trpS gene encoding tryptophan--tRNA ligase: MSDDKRPIDPWSSTLPADYETLMAEFGIEPVTDELISNFPLTHRLLRRKVEFGHRDLSRIVDNIRKNEAYAVMSGIKPTGEFHLGTMMTAEEIIFYQSLSSKSVAHYCIADLEALADNGIPLEESHEIAVGNVADLLALGLDYKRAYIYKQSEEKSVQKMAFVFSTAVTFNMLEAIYGPKQIKYYLSALIQVGDIMLPQTEEHGGPKPVLVPVGIDQDPHIRLSRDIAKKFKFIPPSAVFHKLTRSLLGEEKMSKRNPMSMMTLSDDPELARRKVWSALTGGRGTVEEQRRLGGEPEKCVVFELMTNHFIDDDDELRKIYWECRTGIRLCGDCKSQLADIVSSFLMKHQQKREDFMDLARSILEGNE; encoded by the coding sequence TTGTCAGATGACAAAAGACCGATAGACCCATGGAGCTCAACGCTCCCAGCAGACTATGAAACCTTGATGGCAGAGTTTGGTATAGAGCCGGTGACCGACGAGCTTATTTCTAACTTTCCGTTAACCCATAGGCTCCTGAGAAGGAAGGTCGAGTTTGGCCACAGGGATCTTTCGAGGATCGTGGACAACATAAGAAAGAACGAGGCATACGCGGTGATGAGCGGAATAAAGCCGACGGGCGAATTCCATCTTGGTACGATGATGACCGCGGAGGAGATCATATTCTATCAGAGCCTCTCGAGCAAATCGGTGGCTCATTACTGCATAGCAGACCTCGAGGCGCTCGCAGACAACGGCATACCCCTTGAAGAATCGCATGAGATAGCCGTAGGAAATGTCGCAGACCTGCTTGCACTTGGTTTGGACTATAAGAGAGCCTACATATACAAACAATCCGAAGAAAAGTCGGTCCAGAAGATGGCTTTTGTCTTCTCGACGGCCGTAACTTTCAACATGCTAGAGGCAATTTACGGCCCTAAGCAGATCAAGTACTATCTATCCGCCCTGATACAGGTCGGAGACATAATGTTACCGCAGACCGAGGAACATGGCGGCCCTAAACCAGTCCTCGTACCGGTGGGTATAGACCAAGACCCGCATATCAGGCTCTCTAGGGACATCGCCAAGAAGTTTAAGTTCATACCACCAAGCGCCGTGTTCCATAAGCTGACTAGGTCGCTATTGGGCGAAGAGAAGATGTCTAAGAGGAACCCGATGAGCATGATGACTTTATCGGACGATCCGGAGCTAGCTAGGAGAAAAGTCTGGTCAGCCCTTACCGGAGGTAGGGGCACGGTCGAGGAGCAGCGAAGGCTTGGCGGTGAGCCCGAGAAGTGCGTCGTTTTTGAGCTCATGACGAACCATTTCATCGACGATGATGATGAATTGAGGAAGATCTATTGGGAGTGCAGGACGGGTATCAGGTTGTGCGGAGACTGCAAGTCTCAGCTCGCGGACATAGTCTCGAGTTTCTTGATGAAGCACCAACAAAAAAGAGAAGATTTCATGGACCTCGCGAGAAGCATATTGGAGGGAAACGAGTGA
- a CDS encoding C-GCAxxG-C-C family protein, with the protein MYQKANRLVNRAAKLAKILGGEFGGCSQMTLKALQETFGVVDQNVFMAASPLAGGVARSGEVCGALLGALMFVGMLHGRKRLERTSESEDYSRCMDLATVVCDEFKQTYGSIRCRDIHMRLFGRVYDLRNPEDLKVFVESGAMDKCADVMAKAAEIAAKHVLKHEMT; encoded by the coding sequence ATGTACCAGAAAGCGAACAGGCTGGTTAACAGGGCCGCGAAGCTCGCTAAGATACTTGGTGGAGAGTTTGGCGGATGCTCGCAGATGACCTTGAAGGCCCTTCAAGAAACCTTTGGTGTGGTAGACCAAAACGTCTTCATGGCAGCGTCGCCGCTTGCTGGAGGTGTGGCAAGGAGCGGAGAGGTATGCGGCGCATTGCTCGGAGCGCTAATGTTCGTCGGAATGCTTCATGGTAGAAAAAGGCTGGAGAGGACGAGCGAGTCAGAGGATTACTCGAGATGCATGGACTTAGCGACCGTGGTATGCGACGAGTTTAAGCAAACTTACGGTAGCATCAGGTGTAGAGACATACACATGAGGCTTTTCGGTAGGGTCTATGACTTAAGGAATCCTGAGGATTTAAAGGTTTTTGTTGAATCTGGGGCGATGGACAAGTGTGCCGATGTGATGGCTAAGGCCGCTGAGATAGCCGCGAAGCATGTCTTAAAGCACGAAATGACCTGA
- a CDS encoding FAD-dependent oxidoreductase translates to MNSEKGVSRRAVVGTIAAGIVGLIVGGVVGSQAFPREKKVTETVTTTTTTTTEKTVIVGPPEPPFEEHDIVIVGAGMAGLTAAIAAYEAGVKDIVILEKGPTVYSCNSSVSGGAFYISTPEFPPQDYFKAVMRITYNKAVPELIEVLAEKSYETVLEWLPKVAGVKFLPKDKWLAANAPGVEGGGPALIGYMVNAVKARGIPILLETKVVALLVGLKGEVLGVRALTKDGYKDFRAKATILACGGFQANQEMLVNYVSPKVAYNAILRGLPYNTGDGHVMVSALRAKLVFMDQYHGATVQPETYANPGGFFSPGIIVNKHGKRFIDEGVATYVEAGKAALDQPEGLAYIILDANGLKRVSPWWMNYFLVQYKGKLTEANSIEELANKLGISVEGLSKTVEEFNRAVRDGYTEGITPPKSKNAYRIETPPFYGINYVCGITLTFGGPLTDKYGRVLDLEGTPIPRLYAVGELTGGFFFENYPGGGSLARCAVFGRIAGEHAASVVKS, encoded by the coding sequence ATGAATTCTGAAAAAGGTGTATCTAGAAGGGCGGTTGTTGGAACGATAGCTGCCGGCATTGTCGGATTAATTGTAGGAGGTGTTGTCGGAAGCCAAGCCTTTCCGAGAGAGAAGAAAGTCACAGAAACTGTGACGACCACAACCACAACCACAACTGAGAAGACGGTCATAGTTGGGCCTCCAGAGCCACCGTTCGAAGAGCATGATATAGTCATAGTAGGTGCAGGAATGGCCGGCCTTACTGCGGCCATAGCTGCTTACGAGGCTGGTGTCAAGGATATCGTCATATTAGAAAAAGGCCCGACGGTTTATAGCTGCAACAGCTCAGTCAGCGGAGGTGCGTTCTATATCTCTACACCAGAGTTTCCGCCACAAGACTACTTTAAGGCTGTGATGAGGATCACTTACAACAAAGCGGTTCCGGAGTTGATAGAGGTTCTTGCGGAGAAATCCTACGAAACCGTGCTGGAATGGTTACCTAAGGTTGCTGGTGTGAAGTTCCTTCCGAAGGATAAGTGGTTAGCAGCAAATGCTCCAGGGGTAGAGGGTGGTGGACCTGCTCTGATAGGATATATGGTAAACGCCGTGAAAGCAAGAGGTATCCCGATATTGTTAGAAACGAAGGTCGTAGCACTCCTCGTAGGTCTTAAAGGAGAGGTCTTGGGTGTGAGGGCTCTAACAAAGGACGGGTATAAAGACTTCAGAGCGAAGGCTACGATACTCGCATGCGGTGGCTTCCAGGCTAACCAAGAGATGCTCGTAAACTACGTATCGCCTAAAGTTGCTTACAATGCGATACTCAGGGGTCTTCCATACAATACTGGCGACGGGCATGTCATGGTTTCTGCGTTAAGGGCAAAGTTGGTCTTCATGGACCAGTACCATGGAGCAACGGTCCAGCCCGAGACGTATGCTAACCCAGGAGGGTTCTTCTCACCAGGCATAATAGTAAACAAGCACGGTAAGAGGTTTATTGACGAAGGAGTTGCGACCTACGTTGAGGCTGGAAAGGCAGCTCTTGATCAGCCTGAAGGCCTGGCCTACATCATATTGGACGCCAACGGGCTCAAAAGGGTCAGCCCATGGTGGATGAACTATTTCCTCGTGCAGTATAAGGGCAAGCTTACAGAGGCAAACAGCATAGAGGAACTCGCTAATAAACTTGGTATAAGCGTCGAAGGATTAAGCAAGACCGTCGAGGAATTTAATAGAGCCGTTAGGGATGGATACACAGAGGGCATAACGCCTCCAAAGAGTAAGAACGCCTACAGGATAGAGACTCCGCCGTTCTATGGCATAAACTATGTTTGCGGAATAACTCTAACGTTTGGAGGCCCGTTGACCGATAAATATGGACGCGTGTTGGATTTGGAAGGCACACCAATACCGAGACTCTATGCCGTTGGTGAACTGACTGGCGGCTTTTTCTTTGAGAACTATCCTGGTGGTGGAAGCCTAGCTAGGTGTGCGGTCTTCGGAAGGATAGCAGGGGAGCATGCTGCATCCGTCGTTAAGAGTTAG
- a CDS encoding KaiC domain-containing protein, with product MSESRRLKTGVAGMDELLEGGVPEEFFVAVTGEPGCGKTIFSIHFINQGIIEGDKCIYVTTEESRESIIRQASQFNMKFVEGMNDGKLIVIDALMGREDKWSLQNLDLEALVSKIIEAKKELGYGRARVVIDSLSAFWLDKPAMARRYSYFMKKVLSKWNFTILAVSQYAITTAESFGWGIEHVADGIIRFRRLLRGGELKRFVIVEKMRQTNHSRYLHEIDIKPGVGMVVLRRVEMRAEDYKLPPEVVRKILEAKKKTEEAF from the coding sequence ATGAGCGAAAGCAGAAGGTTAAAGACAGGCGTCGCAGGGATGGACGAGTTATTAGAAGGCGGAGTTCCAGAAGAGTTCTTCGTAGCCGTAACGGGAGAACCTGGTTGTGGAAAGACGATATTCTCTATTCACTTCATTAACCAAGGAATAATCGAAGGGGATAAGTGCATTTACGTCACGACCGAAGAGAGCAGAGAGTCGATAATAAGACAGGCATCGCAGTTCAACATGAAGTTCGTAGAAGGAATGAACGATGGAAAGCTTATAGTAATAGACGCGCTGATGGGTAGGGAAGACAAATGGAGCCTTCAAAACCTCGACCTAGAAGCGCTCGTCAGCAAGATAATCGAGGCGAAGAAGGAACTCGGCTACGGTAGGGCAAGGGTCGTGATAGACAGTCTATCGGCCTTTTGGCTTGACAAACCAGCCATGGCTAGAAGATACAGCTACTTCATGAAGAAGGTTCTATCAAAGTGGAACTTCACAATCTTAGCGGTCAGCCAGTACGCGATAACGACTGCAGAAAGCTTTGGCTGGGGAATCGAACATGTAGCGGACGGAATAATCAGATTCAGGAGGCTTCTGAGAGGGGGTGAACTAAAGAGGTTCGTGATAGTCGAAAAGATGAGACAGACAAACCACAGCAGGTATTTACATGAAATCGACATTAAGCCCGGCGTCGGCATGGTAGTTTTGCGGAGAGTAGAGATGAGGGCAGAAGACTATAAGCTTCCACCAGAAGTCGTAAGGAAAATACTCGAAGCAAAGAAGAAGACGGAGGAGGCCTTTTGA
- a CDS encoding metallophosphoesterase codes for MLIGIISDTHDNLDRIKRAVQIFKERNVGLVIHCGDWVAPFSVREFKGLRVISVLGNNDGDLLLLEKTLRDMGSSLEGRFASLSLSGKKVAVIHGEYPELVEALVRSGMYDVVIHGHTHKRRCERFNGTLILNPGWDSIIVYEDSTDTAEFIET; via the coding sequence TTGTTAATAGGTATAATATCCGACACTCACGACAACCTAGATAGAATAAAGAGGGCGGTTCAGATCTTTAAGGAGCGAAACGTTGGTCTTGTAATCCATTGCGGAGACTGGGTAGCACCTTTTTCTGTTAGAGAGTTTAAAGGGTTGAGGGTCATATCGGTACTCGGTAATAACGACGGTGATCTGCTTCTACTGGAGAAAACTTTGAGGGATATGGGCTCCAGTCTAGAAGGTAGGTTCGCCTCGCTTAGCTTAAGCGGTAAGAAAGTTGCCGTAATTCATGGCGAATATCCTGAGCTCGTGGAAGCGCTCGTAAGGAGCGGTATGTACGACGTCGTCATTCATGGACATACGCATAAGCGTAGATGCGAGAGGTTTAACGGCACCTTAATACTTAACCCGGGATGGGATTCCATTATAGTTTACGAAGATTCGACAGATACTGCTGAGTTCATAGAGACGTGA